The following coding sequences are from one Geodermatophilus normandii window:
- a CDS encoding M20/M25/M40 family metallo-hydrolase, with amino-acid sequence MENPGPVQAQAEVAELLSELIRIDTTNTGDTATSAGERAAAEWVAGKLDEVGIGSQVLESERGRASLVARIPGADPGRPALLVHGHLDVVPADPAEWSVHPFSGEERDGYVWGRGAVDMKDMDAMVLALVREWARTGVQPPRDVVLAYVADEEAGGKLGARWLVDEHPDLFEGCSEAISEVGGFSITVRDDLRLYLVQTAEKGLAWMRLTAGGRPGHGSFVHDDNAVTRLCQAVARLGSTRLPTVLTPPMRQFLAAVEEAYGIEIDPDEPEEALARLGSISRMIGAALRNTANPTMLQAGYKTNVIPGTASATVDGRFLHGQAEEFERQLANLVGEGVQREWIVHDQAVETTFDGPLVDSMVAALRSEDDGARPVPFTMSGGTDAKSFERLGIRCFGFSPLRLPADLDFASLFHGIDERVPVESLRFGVRVLDRFLRAA; translated from the coding sequence GTGGAGAACCCAGGTCCCGTCCAGGCCCAGGCCGAGGTCGCCGAGCTGCTCAGCGAGCTGATCCGGATCGACACGACGAACACCGGCGACACCGCCACCAGCGCCGGGGAGCGGGCCGCCGCCGAGTGGGTGGCCGGCAAGCTCGACGAGGTCGGCATCGGGTCGCAGGTCCTCGAGTCCGAGCGCGGGCGGGCCAGCCTGGTCGCCCGCATCCCCGGCGCCGACCCCGGCCGCCCGGCGCTGCTGGTCCACGGGCACCTCGACGTCGTCCCGGCCGACCCCGCCGAGTGGAGCGTGCACCCCTTCTCCGGCGAGGAGCGCGACGGCTACGTCTGGGGCCGCGGCGCCGTCGACATGAAGGACATGGACGCCATGGTCCTGGCGCTGGTGCGCGAGTGGGCCCGCACCGGCGTGCAGCCCCCGCGCGACGTCGTGCTCGCCTACGTCGCCGACGAGGAGGCCGGTGGCAAGCTCGGCGCCCGCTGGCTGGTCGACGAGCACCCCGACCTGTTCGAGGGGTGCTCGGAGGCGATCAGCGAGGTCGGCGGGTTCAGCATCACCGTCCGCGACGACCTGCGCCTCTACCTCGTCCAGACGGCGGAGAAGGGCCTGGCCTGGATGCGCCTGACGGCCGGGGGCAGGCCCGGTCACGGCTCGTTCGTCCACGACGACAACGCCGTCACCCGGCTGTGCCAGGCCGTCGCGCGGCTGGGCTCGACCCGCCTGCCCACCGTCCTCACCCCGCCGATGCGGCAGTTCCTCGCCGCCGTCGAGGAGGCCTACGGCATCGAGATCGACCCCGACGAGCCCGAGGAGGCGCTCGCCCGCCTCGGCAGCATCAGCCGGATGATCGGCGCGGCCCTGCGCAACACCGCCAACCCCACGATGCTGCAGGCCGGCTACAAGACCAACGTCATCCCCGGCACCGCCAGCGCCACCGTCGACGGCCGCTTCCTGCACGGGCAGGCCGAGGAGTTCGAGCGGCAGCTGGCGAACCTGGTCGGCGAGGGCGTCCAGCGCGAGTGGATCGTCCACGACCAGGCCGTGGAGACGACGTTCGACGGCCCCCTGGTCGACTCGATGGTCGCCGCGCTGAGGAGCGAGGACGACGGCGCCCGCCCGGTGCCGTTCACCATGAGCGGCGGCACCGACGCCAAGAGCTTCGAGCGCCTCGGCATCCGCTGCTTCGGCTTCTCGCCGCTGCGGCTGCCCGCCGACCTGGACTTCGCCTCGCTGTTCCACGGCATCGACGAGCGGGTGCCGGTGGAGTCGCTGCGCTTCGGCGTCCGGGTGCTCGACCGGTTCCTCCGGGCGGCGTGA
- a CDS encoding SDR family oxidoreductase codes for MTSPTPPGPGSVALITGGTGGFGRALTQKLRERDVTVVAADLDSERNRSVADELGAHFVALDVTDRAANEAVVAQVEAEHGRLDAAYLNAGISAAKSDDALDLDEFMRVVDVDLFGVVYGVAAARPAIARAGGGAIVVTASLAGLSPMPSDPGYSVAKGGAIAFVRSMAPRLTREGITISAICPGFADTAIIDRIRHEFEAADFPVIPAAEVADAMVMAWESGEPGAAYVIQPGVGTVPYRFKGVPSAKTATGETAVVPEALRPPSMR; via the coding sequence GTGACCTCTCCCACACCTCCCGGCCCCGGTTCCGTCGCGCTGATCACCGGAGGGACCGGCGGCTTCGGCCGCGCCCTCACGCAGAAGCTGCGCGAGCGGGACGTCACCGTCGTCGCCGCCGACCTCGACAGCGAGCGCAACCGGTCGGTCGCCGACGAGCTCGGCGCTCACTTCGTCGCCCTCGACGTCACCGACCGCGCCGCGAACGAGGCCGTCGTCGCGCAGGTGGAGGCCGAGCACGGCCGGCTCGACGCCGCCTACCTCAACGCCGGCATCTCCGCGGCCAAGAGCGACGACGCCCTCGACCTCGACGAGTTCATGCGCGTGGTCGACGTCGACCTGTTCGGCGTCGTCTACGGCGTCGCGGCGGCCCGACCCGCGATCGCGCGGGCCGGCGGAGGAGCGATCGTGGTGACCGCGTCGCTGGCCGGCCTGTCGCCCATGCCGTCGGACCCCGGGTACAGCGTGGCCAAGGGCGGTGCGATCGCCTTCGTCCGGTCGATGGCCCCGCGCCTGACCCGCGAGGGCATCACGATCTCGGCCATCTGCCCCGGCTTCGCCGACACCGCGATCATCGACCGCATCCGGCACGAGTTCGAGGCGGCGGACTTCCCGGTGATCCCGGCCGCCGAGGTCGCCGACGCGATGGTGATGGCCTGGGAGTCGGGGGAGCCCGGCGCGGCCTACGTCATCCAGCCCGGCGTCGGCACGGTGCCCTACAGGTTCAAGGGCGTGCCCAGCGCGAAGACGGCCACCGGCGAGACCGCCGTCGTCCCCGAGGCGCTGCGCCCGCCCTCGATGCGGTGA
- a CDS encoding NADPH:quinone oxidoreductase family protein, with the protein MRAWRVHELGDPSEVMRFEDVEEPVPAEGQIKVRVRAAALNFPDVLMAQGRYQERPPLPFTPGVELCGETEDGRRVIGGPAGGPGAFAEYALMNARDAWPVPDSLSDEKAAALYLTYQTGHVGLHRRAHLQAGEWLLVHAGAGGVGSAAIQLGKAAGAKVVATAGGAHKTEVCRELGADHAIDYTAEDFVPVVKELTGGEGADVVYDPVGGDVFDRSRRCIAFEGRLVVVGFTSGRIPEAPANHALVKNYSVVGLHWGLYKKKDPAVIGQTHDELVRLVTAGQIDPLVGQVLPLDQAPRALAALADRGTVGKVVLVP; encoded by the coding sequence ATGCGCGCATGGCGGGTCCACGAGCTCGGTGACCCCTCGGAGGTCATGAGGTTCGAGGACGTCGAGGAGCCGGTCCCGGCCGAGGGGCAGATCAAGGTCCGGGTGCGGGCCGCCGCGCTGAACTTCCCCGACGTGCTCATGGCGCAGGGGAGGTACCAGGAGCGCCCGCCGCTGCCCTTCACGCCGGGCGTCGAGCTGTGCGGGGAGACCGAGGACGGCCGCCGGGTCATCGGCGGGCCGGCCGGCGGGCCCGGCGCCTTCGCCGAGTACGCGCTGATGAACGCCCGCGACGCCTGGCCGGTGCCCGACTCGCTGTCCGACGAGAAGGCCGCCGCCCTCTACCTGACCTACCAGACCGGCCACGTCGGCCTGCACCGCCGCGCGCACCTGCAGGCAGGCGAGTGGCTGCTCGTGCACGCCGGTGCCGGCGGCGTCGGGTCGGCGGCGATCCAGCTCGGCAAGGCCGCCGGCGCGAAGGTCGTCGCCACGGCCGGCGGCGCGCACAAGACCGAGGTCTGCCGCGAGCTCGGCGCCGACCACGCCATCGACTACACGGCCGAGGACTTCGTGCCGGTCGTCAAGGAGCTCACCGGCGGCGAGGGGGCCGACGTCGTCTACGACCCGGTGGGCGGTGACGTCTTCGACAGGTCGCGGAGGTGCATCGCCTTCGAGGGCCGGCTCGTCGTGGTCGGCTTCACCAGCGGGCGCATCCCCGAGGCGCCGGCCAACCACGCCCTGGTCAAGAACTACAGCGTCGTCGGCCTGCACTGGGGGCTGTACAAGAAGAAGGACCCGGCCGTGATCGGCCAGACCCACGACGAGCTCGTCCGGCTGGTCACCGCCGGGCAGATCGACCCGCTGGTCGGTCAGGTGCTGCCGCTGGACCAGGCGCCGCGGGCGCTGGCCGCGCTCGCCGACCGCGGCACGGTCGGCAAGGTCGTGCTCGTTCCCTAG
- a CDS encoding DUF5703 family protein has translation MSTADDYEYAPLRIPPGTSRTAAATMLSLQVDVGGWELARLQLHADGTRKAILRRRARLSYLPMPVT, from the coding sequence GTGAGCACGGCCGACGACTACGAGTACGCGCCGCTGCGGATCCCGCCGGGCACGTCCCGGACCGCAGCGGCCACCATGCTGAGCCTGCAGGTCGACGTCGGCGGCTGGGAGCTCGCGCGTCTCCAGCTGCACGCCGACGGCACCCGCAAGGCCATCCTCCGCCGTCGCGCCCGGCTGTCCTACCTCCCGATGCCGGTCACCTAG
- a CDS encoding DUF2470 domain-containing protein — MTTCPGPPAPPVAGAPERARTAATRTAAALCVAGREPSRPLAHATTAAGQVLVLVPADGEVAGVLGTAPDRDVSALLMVSDRAPVPLRDPVRATLWLSGWLTPVPEADRRAAAVAFAEVRPEGALLDVGTSALLLRLDLAEVVLREGGACAEVAPADFAAARPDPVAAVEERMLQHLDRDHPDVLAVLRSRVPTAPGETVRPLGVDRFGYRLRVERPGGHRDVRVPFARPLTCPGQLRAATSQLLCALRAGLARRD, encoded by the coding sequence TTGACCACCTGCCCCGGTCCGCCGGCGCCGCCCGTCGCCGGCGCCCCCGAGCGCGCCCGGACCGCCGCCACCCGCACCGCCGCCGCGCTGTGCGTGGCCGGCCGGGAGCCGAGCCGCCCGCTGGCGCACGCCACCACCGCCGCCGGGCAGGTGCTCGTGCTCGTCCCCGCCGACGGCGAGGTGGCCGGCGTCCTCGGCACCGCCCCCGACCGGGACGTGTCGGCCCTGCTGATGGTCAGCGACCGCGCGCCGGTGCCGCTGCGCGACCCGGTGCGGGCCACCCTGTGGCTGTCCGGCTGGCTCACGCCGGTGCCCGAGGCCGACCGGCGCGCCGCCGCCGTCGCCTTCGCCGAGGTCCGGCCCGAGGGCGCCCTGCTCGACGTCGGCACGAGCGCGCTGCTGCTGCGGCTGGACCTCGCCGAGGTGGTGCTGCGCGAGGGCGGCGCCTGCGCGGAGGTGGCCCCGGCCGACTTCGCCGCAGCCCGCCCCGACCCGGTCGCCGCCGTCGAGGAGCGGATGCTGCAGCACCTCGACCGCGACCACCCCGACGTCCTCGCCGTCCTCCGCAGCCGCGTGCCGACCGCGCCGGGGGAGACCGTGCGGCCGCTCGGCGTCGACCGGTTCGGCTACCGGCTGCGCGTCGAGCGGCCGGGCGGGCACCGCGACGTCCGGGTGCCCTTCGCGCGCCCGCTCACCTGCCCCGGCCAGCTCCGCGCCGCCACGTCGCAGCTCCTGTGCGCCCTGCGCGCCGGCCTGGCCCGCCGCGACTGA
- a CDS encoding AAA family ATPase, with amino-acid sequence MTSPAISPAPASATVWPDPVFGAFCTAGLWPGLGRRAVAELPGAGITTPDDVTAAKLLKMPRIGKQRAERLFSSFLSAAPTYEVVRLLVEAGLDAKLASSAADALGDDAARRLRDDPWALLGLTNVRLGDADRLAISLLPGADRQDSRRGRAIVVMTLRTAARDGHTVLPADLVVAALRAEGVTDPAAAIVAAVESGDVLDHEPPEPEVDEDSGEEPPEPDPALRTLSLARYGMAEEEVAEGVARLAATAERIADPAAVRSVSKGLDEAQRQAVAQVLGAGVSLLTGGPGTGKSRTVAAVVRLLKAKGTEVALAAPTGRAAKRLEELTDHPAVTVHRLLGSQGFGGGFTRNEEWPLDADVVVVDEASMLDVELTAALVEACSDGTHLLLVGDPAQLPSIGPGHVLGDLIDSGVVPVTELTTLYRQAEGGAIARLASAVRTGELPPVDSPDREVVVVPASGSGEAARRVVQLVTDSIPRALRIEPRNVQVVTPVHRGPAGTIELNRALKEKLNPGDGTVFGFDVGDRVVATANHLDLEPIGFANGEVGVVTGTGEGSLTVDFTSGPVTVPGDALPDLKHGWAITVHRAQGSEWPGVVVVLPPEAGGMLSRPLVYTALTRAQQHLSIVHASGAALARAVREVDVRPRRTRLAQLLREGLDT; translated from the coding sequence ATGACCTCCCCCGCGATCTCCCCCGCACCGGCCTCCGCGACGGTCTGGCCGGACCCCGTCTTCGGCGCGTTCTGCACCGCCGGGCTGTGGCCGGGCCTGGGCAGGCGCGCCGTCGCCGAGCTGCCCGGCGCCGGGATCACCACCCCCGACGACGTCACCGCGGCGAAGCTGCTGAAGATGCCGCGGATCGGCAAGCAGCGCGCCGAGCGGCTGTTCTCCTCGTTCCTGTCCGCCGCGCCCACCTACGAGGTCGTCCGGCTGCTGGTCGAGGCCGGGCTGGACGCCAAGCTCGCGTCCTCGGCAGCCGACGCCCTGGGGGACGACGCCGCCCGCCGGCTGCGCGACGACCCGTGGGCGCTGCTCGGGCTCACCAACGTCCGGCTCGGCGACGCCGACCGGCTGGCGATCTCGCTGCTCCCCGGCGCCGACCGGCAGGACTCCCGCCGCGGCCGCGCGATCGTCGTCATGACGCTGCGGACCGCCGCCCGCGACGGGCACACCGTGCTGCCGGCCGACCTGGTCGTGGCCGCGCTGCGCGCCGAGGGCGTGACCGACCCGGCGGCGGCGATCGTCGCGGCGGTCGAGTCCGGCGACGTGCTCGACCACGAGCCGCCGGAGCCGGAGGTCGACGAGGACTCCGGCGAGGAGCCGCCCGAGCCCGACCCCGCGCTGCGGACCCTGTCGCTGGCCCGCTACGGCATGGCCGAGGAGGAGGTGGCCGAGGGCGTGGCCCGGCTGGCGGCCACCGCCGAGCGGATCGCCGACCCCGCCGCCGTCCGCTCGGTGTCCAAGGGCCTGGACGAGGCGCAGAGGCAGGCCGTCGCGCAGGTGCTCGGCGCCGGCGTCTCGCTGCTCACCGGCGGCCCGGGCACCGGCAAGAGCCGCACCGTGGCCGCCGTCGTCCGGCTGCTGAAGGCCAAGGGCACCGAGGTCGCGCTCGCGGCGCCCACCGGCCGGGCGGCCAAGCGCCTGGAGGAGCTCACCGACCACCCGGCGGTCACCGTGCACCGGCTGCTGGGCTCGCAGGGCTTCGGCGGCGGCTTCACCCGCAACGAGGAGTGGCCGCTCGACGCCGACGTCGTCGTGGTGGACGAGGCCTCGATGCTCGACGTCGAGCTCACCGCGGCGCTCGTCGAGGCCTGCTCCGACGGCACCCACCTGCTGCTGGTGGGCGACCCGGCGCAGCTGCCCTCGATCGGCCCCGGGCACGTGCTCGGCGACCTCATCGACTCCGGCGTCGTCCCCGTGACCGAGCTGACCACGCTGTACCGGCAGGCCGAGGGCGGCGCGATCGCCCGGCTGGCGAGCGCGGTGCGCACCGGGGAGCTGCCGCCGGTCGACTCCCCCGACCGCGAGGTCGTCGTCGTCCCGGCCTCGGGCAGCGGCGAGGCCGCCCGGCGGGTGGTGCAGCTGGTCACCGACTCGATCCCGCGGGCCCTGCGGATCGAGCCGCGCAACGTGCAGGTGGTGACCCCGGTGCACCGCGGGCCGGCCGGCACGATCGAGCTCAACCGGGCGCTCAAGGAGAAGCTCAACCCCGGCGACGGCACGGTGTTCGGCTTCGACGTCGGCGACCGGGTGGTGGCCACCGCCAACCACCTCGACCTCGAGCCGATCGGCTTCGCCAACGGCGAGGTGGGCGTCGTGACCGGGACCGGCGAGGGCTCGCTGACCGTCGACTTCACCTCGGGGCCGGTGACGGTGCCCGGCGATGCGCTGCCCGACCTCAAGCACGGCTGGGCGATCACCGTGCACCGCGCGCAGGGCTCGGAGTGGCCGGGCGTCGTCGTGGTGCTGCCGCCGGAGGCCGGCGGGATGCTGTCGCGGCCGCTGGTCTACACCGCGCTCACGCGGGCGCAGCAGCACCTGTCGATCGTGCACGCCTCCGGCGCCGCGCTGGCCCGGGCGGTGCGGGAGGTCGACGTCCGCCCGCGGCGCACCCGGCTGGCGCAGCTCCTCCGCGAGGGCCTGGACACCTGA
- a CDS encoding aldo/keto reductase — MEQRALGRSGLVVSRLALGTMTWGRDTDEDEAALQLTAFVDAGGTLVDTADVYCDGDSERTLGRLLADVVPRSEVLVATKAVGRTGRGPLGRGASRGHLLAALDASLARLGLDHVDLWQLHAWDEHTPVEETLAACDTAVATGRVRYVGVSNYTGWQTAQAATWQRAWPGRTPLVSTQVEYSLLQRGVEREVVPAAEALGLGVLAWSPLGRGLLTGKYRTGTPPESRGASPQWAGFVDDLRSATADRIVEAVVTAADGLGTSPLAVALAWVRDRPGVVAPVVGARTAAQLQASLDADAVRLPAAIRTALEDVSAPHFSYPDQRAAR; from the coding sequence GTGGAACAACGGGCGCTGGGACGCAGCGGCCTGGTCGTCTCCCGGCTCGCGCTGGGCACCATGACCTGGGGCCGGGACACCGACGAGGACGAGGCGGCGCTGCAGCTCACCGCCTTCGTCGACGCCGGCGGCACCCTCGTCGACACCGCCGACGTCTACTGCGACGGCGACAGCGAGCGGACGCTGGGCCGGCTGCTGGCCGACGTCGTCCCGCGGTCGGAGGTGCTCGTCGCGACCAAGGCCGTGGGCCGCACCGGGCGCGGGCCGCTGGGCCGCGGCGCCTCGCGCGGGCACCTGCTGGCCGCGCTCGACGCCTCGCTGGCGCGGCTGGGCCTCGACCACGTCGACCTGTGGCAGCTGCACGCCTGGGACGAGCACACCCCGGTCGAGGAGACCCTCGCCGCCTGCGACACCGCCGTCGCCACCGGCCGCGTGCGCTACGTGGGTGTGAGCAACTACACCGGCTGGCAGACCGCGCAGGCCGCCACCTGGCAGCGCGCCTGGCCCGGGCGCACGCCGCTGGTGAGCACGCAGGTGGAGTACTCGCTGCTGCAGCGCGGCGTCGAGCGGGAGGTCGTGCCGGCCGCGGAGGCGCTCGGGCTGGGTGTGCTGGCGTGGTCGCCGCTGGGCCGCGGGCTGCTGACCGGCAAGTACCGGACCGGCACGCCGCCGGAGTCCCGGGGCGCCTCGCCGCAGTGGGCCGGCTTCGTCGACGACCTGCGCTCGGCCACCGCCGACCGCATCGTCGAGGCGGTGGTCACCGCGGCCGACGGGCTGGGCACCTCCCCGCTGGCCGTGGCGCTGGCCTGGGTGCGCGACCGCCCGGGCGTCGTCGCCCCCGTCGTCGGCGCGCGCACGGCCGCGCAGCTGCAGGCCTCCCTCGACGCCGACGCCGTCCGGCTGCCCGCGGCCATCCGCACCGCGCTCGAGGACGTCTCGGCGCCGCACTTCTCCTATCCCGACCAGCGAGCGGCCCGATGA
- a CDS encoding undecaprenyl-diphosphate phosphatase, whose translation MGWFEAVVLGLVQGLTEFLPISSSAHLRVVGEAAGWGDPGAAFTAITQIGTEAAVLLYFRRDIARIVVAWLRALADRSERADPDARTGWLIIVGSIPIVVLGLLFQDDIETTLRDLRIVAISLVAFSLVLYWADRVGRKQRELRQLTVRDGLLFGLAQAMALVPGVSRSGGTITMGLFLGYTRAAAARYSFLLAVPAVLGSGGFQVYEVLTGGVEGETVSWGPTLLATVIAFGVGLSVIAWLLRYLDRGTFTPFVVYRVVLGLALLALVGVGVLAPQ comes from the coding sequence GTGGGGTGGTTCGAGGCCGTCGTCCTGGGGCTCGTGCAGGGTCTGACGGAGTTCCTGCCGATCTCCTCCAGCGCGCACCTGCGGGTCGTCGGTGAGGCCGCCGGCTGGGGTGACCCGGGCGCGGCGTTCACCGCGATCACGCAGATCGGCACCGAGGCCGCGGTGCTCCTCTACTTCCGCCGGGACATCGCGCGGATCGTCGTCGCCTGGCTGCGGGCGCTGGCCGACCGGTCCGAGCGCGCCGACCCCGACGCCCGCACGGGCTGGCTGATCATCGTCGGCAGCATCCCGATCGTCGTCCTCGGCCTGCTGTTCCAGGACGACATCGAGACGACGCTGCGCGACCTGCGCATCGTGGCGATCTCGCTGGTCGCGTTCTCGCTGGTCCTCTACTGGGCCGACCGGGTGGGCCGCAAGCAGCGGGAGCTGCGGCAGCTCACCGTCCGCGACGGGCTGCTGTTCGGCCTGGCGCAGGCGATGGCGCTGGTGCCCGGCGTCTCCCGCTCGGGCGGCACGATCACCATGGGCCTGTTCCTGGGCTACACCCGCGCGGCGGCGGCCCGGTACTCGTTCCTGCTGGCCGTCCCGGCGGTGCTCGGCTCGGGCGGGTTCCAGGTCTACGAGGTGCTCACCGGCGGCGTCGAGGGGGAGACCGTCTCCTGGGGGCCGACGCTGCTGGCCACGGTCATCGCCTTCGGCGTCGGGCTGTCGGTGATCGCCTGGCTGCTGCGCTACCTCGACCGCGGCACGTTCACGCCGTTCGTCGTCTACCGCGTGGTGCTGGGCCTGGCGCTGCTGGCGCTGGTCGGCGTCGGGGTCCTCGCGCCCCAGTAG
- a CDS encoding GPP34 family phosphoprotein produces the protein MHVAPRLALLCLQGDGRLTPSRPAAQAVRAGGLVDLVLAGRLVEEDDAVELLPGPEAGRVAEDLVAEVDADPGRPLADLVERGRAGLPEAAGELVDRGLWLPRASLLPWRGERYRPADPSLARAVLAPAVAAVRVDGATPDRAATAVLATVAGLVDGRFAEPDERLLAACGPAEWVTRTAAEVIAVSRRWHEAMGATTIADLGTPW, from the coding sequence ATGCACGTGGCACCCCGGCTGGCGCTGCTGTGCCTGCAGGGCGACGGCCGCCTGACGCCGTCGCGCCCGGCGGCGCAGGCGGTGCGCGCGGGCGGCCTGGTCGACCTGGTCCTCGCCGGGCGCCTGGTCGAGGAGGACGACGCCGTCGAGCTCCTGCCCGGGCCGGAGGCCGGCCGGGTGGCCGAGGACCTGGTCGCGGAGGTCGACGCGGACCCGGGACGGCCGCTCGCGGACCTGGTCGAGCGCGGCCGGGCCGGCCTGCCCGAGGCGGCCGGCGAGCTGGTGGACCGCGGCCTGTGGCTGCCGCGGGCGTCGCTGCTGCCGTGGCGGGGCGAACGCTACCGGCCGGCGGACCCGTCGCTGGCCCGGGCGGTTCTGGCGCCGGCGGTCGCCGCCGTCAGGGTCGACGGGGCGACCCCCGACCGGGCCGCCACCGCGGTGCTGGCGACGGTCGCGGGCCTGGTCGACGGCCGGTTCGCCGAACCCGACGAGCGCCTGCTGGCGGCCTGCGGACCGGCGGAGTGGGTGACCCGCACGGCCGCCGAGGTCATCGCCGTCTCCCGCCGGTGGCACGAGGCCATGGGCGCCACGACCATCGCCGACCTCGGGACGCCGTGGTGA
- a CDS encoding histidine phosphatase family protein, translating to MTTVILLRHGRTTANAGGVLAGWTPGVQLDETGQAQVAAVGQRLAPVPLAAVVSSPLERCRQTAGAVLDGRDLELQTDDRLGEARYGDWTGRKLAELVKDPMWKVVQQHPSAAVFPGDEGEGLAQTQARAVAAVREWNARLGPDAVWLACSHGDVIKAVLADALGLHLDAFQRIVVDPASISVVTYTETRPFVVRVNDTGGDVAALVPPKKRPRRRRGRDSDAVVGGGAGAAAT from the coding sequence GTGACCACCGTCATCCTCCTGCGTCACGGCCGGACGACGGCCAACGCCGGTGGCGTGCTGGCCGGCTGGACCCCCGGCGTGCAGCTCGACGAGACCGGGCAGGCGCAGGTGGCCGCGGTGGGACAGCGGCTGGCGCCGGTGCCGCTGGCCGCGGTGGTCAGCAGCCCGCTGGAGCGCTGCCGGCAGACGGCGGGCGCGGTGCTGGACGGCCGCGACCTGGAGCTGCAGACCGACGACCGGCTGGGCGAGGCCCGCTACGGCGACTGGACCGGCCGGAAGCTCGCCGAGCTGGTCAAGGACCCGATGTGGAAGGTCGTGCAGCAGCACCCCTCGGCGGCGGTGTTCCCCGGTGACGAGGGGGAGGGGCTGGCGCAGACGCAGGCGCGCGCGGTGGCCGCCGTCCGCGAGTGGAACGCCCGGCTGGGCCCCGACGCGGTGTGGCTCGCCTGCAGCCACGGCGACGTCATCAAGGCCGTCCTCGCCGACGCCCTCGGCCTGCACCTGGACGCCTTCCAGCGGATCGTCGTCGACCCGGCGTCGATCTCGGTGGTCACCTACACCGAGACCCGCCCGTTCGTCGTCCGCGTGAACGACACCGGCGGCGACGTCGCCGCGCTGGTGCCGCCGAAGAAGCGGCCGCGGCGCCGGCGCGGCAGGGACTCCGACGCCGTCGTGGGCGGCGGGGCCGGGGCGGCCGCGACCTGA
- a CDS encoding DUF3090 family protein codes for MPRQVHRFDSPSRFVAGTVGQPGDRTFYLQASDAEGRVVSVALEKSQVQVLAERMDELLDEIAARPGTVVPTTADVDDLDPLTAPVDEEFRVAAMGLAWDGEAQAVVVEAVAATDEPVDEEAILSDAEEGPDALRVTITPGAARSFVARARRVVAAGRPSCPLCSLPLDPTGHVCPRQNGYRR; via the coding sequence GTGCCCCGCCAGGTCCATCGATTCGACAGCCCGTCCCGGTTCGTCGCCGGCACGGTGGGACAGCCCGGGGACCGCACCTTCTACCTGCAGGCCTCCGACGCCGAGGGCCGCGTGGTCAGCGTCGCGCTGGAGAAGTCGCAGGTGCAGGTGCTCGCCGAGCGCATGGACGAGCTCCTCGACGAGATCGCCGCGCGCCCCGGGACGGTCGTCCCCACCACCGCCGACGTCGACGACCTCGACCCGCTGACCGCCCCCGTCGACGAGGAGTTCCGCGTCGCGGCCATGGGCCTGGCCTGGGACGGCGAGGCGCAGGCCGTCGTCGTCGAGGCCGTGGCCGCCACCGACGAGCCGGTCGACGAGGAGGCCATCCTCTCCGACGCCGAGGAGGGCCCCGACGCGCTGCGGGTGACCATCACCCCCGGCGCGGCCCGCTCGTTCGTGGCCCGCGCCCGCCGCGTCGTCGCCGCCGGACGGCCGTCGTGCCCGCTGTGCTCGCTGCCGCTGGACCCGACCGGGCACGTCTGCCCGCGGCAGAACGGCTACCGCCGCTGA
- a CDS encoding SCO1664 family protein, giving the protein MSEPVEETRAPATDAEARTLLLEGEIDLEGRMVDASNVTLFGTLRAGTLEAECVYKPVAGERPLWDFPDGTLAGREISAALVSEATGWSVVPPTVLREGPFGPGMVQLWIDGDPDVDLARFVRSDHPGLRRMAVFDAVVNNADRKGGHIIPTPSGHVYGVDHGICFSPDPKLRTLLWRWAGKPLPLEALAVLERLAEDLRGDLGDALHEHLTRREVRCTQQRVAELLRTQLHPEPSGDWPALPWPPF; this is encoded by the coding sequence ATGAGCGAGCCCGTGGAGGAGACGCGCGCCCCGGCCACCGACGCCGAGGCGCGGACGCTGCTGCTCGAGGGCGAGATCGACCTCGAGGGCCGGATGGTCGACGCCAGCAACGTGACGCTGTTCGGCACGCTGCGCGCCGGCACGCTCGAGGCGGAGTGCGTCTACAAGCCGGTCGCCGGTGAGCGGCCGCTGTGGGACTTCCCCGACGGCACGCTGGCCGGCCGCGAGATCTCCGCCGCCCTGGTCAGCGAGGCCACCGGCTGGTCGGTCGTGCCGCCCACCGTGCTGCGCGAGGGCCCGTTCGGCCCCGGCATGGTGCAGCTGTGGATCGACGGTGACCCCGACGTCGACCTGGCCCGCTTCGTGCGCTCCGACCACCCCGGGCTGCGCCGCATGGCGGTCTTCGACGCCGTCGTGAACAACGCCGACCGCAAGGGCGGGCACATCATCCCGACCCCCTCGGGGCACGTGTACGGCGTCGACCACGGCATCTGCTTCTCGCCGGACCCGAAGCTGCGCACCCTGCTGTGGCGCTGGGCGGGCAAGCCGCTGCCGCTGGAGGCGCTGGCGGTGCTCGAGCGGCTGGCCGAGGACCTGCGCGGCGACCTCGGCGATGCGCTGCACGAGCACCTCACCCGCCGCGAGGTCCGCTGCACCCAGCAACGGGTGGCCGAGCTGCTGCGCACGCAGCTGCACCCCGAGCCGTCGGGGGACTGGCCCGCCCTGCCCTGGCCGCCCTTCTAG